CAGCTATTGCTTTTATATACATGAATGCAAACACCTGCTCGATACaattcaataaaacaacaatattaTATTTGTGAAACCTTTTGGTGTTAAATTTTAGTTGATGGAGCTCTCAGGTTATTATTAAGTCTAAAGTTTTCCACTAAGTTTGTTCTCTCTCCAACAAACCTTACTTAATACTTAATTCAATATAATAACAGCTCATATTATACACTTAAAAATTAATTGGATCAACTATcttggcagaggtctgcgctctctgagtgcccttctagtatTGTACAagtattcattttattgtagcCAGTCCATGTATGTGTTTTGTTAAGTGAGTCAAGTTAAGTCTTCATGGTTTGTACACAAAGACTTAATTAAATAATCAATTGgctgatcaacagaaaattaatctgcaactgtATTGTTGATCAAATAAtagttgatgtcatttttcaagcaaaatgccaaatattctcTTATtttagcttctcaaatgtgaggattgttTTGCTTTcctatgttttatttctttgtatATTGAACAgctttaggttttggactgttggttggacaaaatgagacatttgaagacgtcacttCCGACTGTTTGGACAATTTTTAGACCAAAcaataaattaagaaaataattgcCAGATTAATGTATGCATTGTAGCCCAATCATCACAGATCTCCTTTCTTATGCTTTGTCTTACCATTGATCATGAACTCAGTGACAATAAGAATGGGCTCAATAGTGACCACAGCATGGAGGCGCACCAGTCGTTCATGCTGCAGCTGCTTCATCAGGTTGGCCTCCTGCAGGAAGGCTTCAGGCTCCATCGTTCCCTCCTTTAGGGTCTTAATAGCAACCTTCTGGGTGTTCTTATAATAACCTGCAGTGGGAATTAAAAAGGGGCACTGTACTCTACCACCTTGACTTATAAAATGTTGCCAGGATGAATTGTAAGCTTTCTCTCACCCATCCACACTTCTCCAAACTGCCCGGCCCCCAGCTTCTTCACCATTTTCAGGGTGTTTCTGGGAATCTCCCATTCGTCGTGTGCCCACTGCTGCTCGGGTGCCTTAGCCTTACAGGGGGCATACAGCCGCTGACACAACCCATCTGCTGTACCTGAACCCAAACATGAAACTTGCAGATGTAATAaacaatatttaattttttctttgctgttgtgCTAAATTTAGTTACTGAAACAGTCTGATGAGCTCTTGTTTCCTTGAATAATCTTAAACGCTTGTTTATCTGTACTTCTTTTTCTTATACGTTGCTGTGCATTGGCAGCCATTCTAGAGGTTTGGCTATCTTGTGGTTTAGTCTCAGGAGTGGAATGACTATCACATCTCATGCGCAGGAAATGCACAACCCTTCACAAGGGTCTAACTTCCTCATTCTATTCAAAGTCAGTGCAGACATCTTAAAATTCATAGCAGTGAATCAAATCTGAATGCAAATCAACACATgatgtatgttttttatttactgaTTAGGAATCATTTCAAGACCTATTTGCAGACctacttttcaaaacaaagcaGAATTTGATCAAAGTTTTGTGGATTGAAAAAATGTGTTCTGTTTCATACTTACGGGTGTAGTATTTGACCAGTTCCTGTAGGGATGGGAACGCGTTGGAGGGGGAGATGTAGTAGCCACCTTTGTCCAGACAGCGGATCTTGTAGTGTTTTACCACATCTCCATGTTCTGGTACATGATCTCTGACTGACAGTGAGAAGGACCCTGATGGAAAAACGAATAGATCGTACAGTTACATGTAGAGTTTAATACTTGAACAAATTCTGATATGTGGCATgagcacaaaaaaagaaaaagaaaactgatGGCAGTCACCTTTACAGGTCTCACTCTCTCGAACTAGAAAGGCACCCGGTTTATTTCCGGGGGCTAAAAGCAGTCGTTCAGTCTCTCTCCTACTCATGTCCCTGAAAAACCATCTGCACAAGAGAGAACCACAATACTCACTTTATGTAACTAATTaataacatacatacaaatgtgTTTAACAGTCTATAACATTTGATCTGCCAAGCAGTGTATGAACTTGTCTCTTACTTTTCCATGTCCATTGTATCCGCTCTGACTACATAATTACATGGTATAAAGCCCTCCTGTCCAGTCGCCAACAATTTAGCCACCCACCATTCTCCGTTtctacaaacagacaaacatgtcAGATCATTTTCATTTCCTCAGGTTAGAAGTCATTTGTTTCACTACTGCTGGATACATGCTGTATAGGACAAGGCTACTTACTCCTGTAAAACCTGAAGTTTGTCTCCCTTTTTGAAAGGTAGATCTCTGTCGTTGGTTGCTTTGAAGTCATGTTGTGCCACAAACACAACATCATCTAAAGACAAGTAAAGAAGACTTATTTCAAAGAAAGTGATCTTCtaataaaaacagtaatttttcTTTACTGATTGCAAATGTGaactattttttgttgttttgtttggttgCTTTGGACATAAAAGTTAATCTAGCGCAAGCAAAAGTAGGGTTCGAGTTGTTTGAGCCTGTGGGTAAGTTAAGCCACCCTTGTTTCTAGGCAACCATAGACATAGACCATACATTTTTCAGGAGTCATCCATTTTActccattatttattattttagtccATAGAATAAGATATAATACAAttagtttaagttttttttcccattcaaaGTGATTTTTTATGTTCAAGGGGTCATTATTCATGTGTCTTAACAATTACAGACAGGTCTGAAAAAATCCAATGTGCCAGTGCTTTACGTTACAACATGAGACTATACTGTCAGCATGACGTTAGCTCTAACCTAGAGCTATCCGAAATGCCTCAGATACTGCCTACTACtgaaatctactttaaagtagtgtCACTCGGATAAAACAGCCATTTGCCTAAGTTAGATCTAACGTTATACACTCTCTGCTATCAGACCAAACTGGTAATCAGTTCTTTGCCGCTCAAACACTGTAGCCTACACAGCAAGTTGTGCTGTGCTGACACCATACTGCTGTTTTTAAAGTGGTGAAGAAGAATTGATTTCCAGTTTTGTCTTCTAGCGGACAGTGTAACCTTGGTGTAACGAAAGATGCTCTTTTTAAACCCTCTCTGGTgtaacaaattatgataatacactagaatatataatgtatacaaaagtctgtataaaaactgtatattttagttctcgcttaaaattgtagggaggctacttagtaggccaaacctccgggacctcttaacctgtggccttgctgtcatcaggtcagctgctagctgctatcatcccaCCACGGCATCACTGTTTCGTGAATGAAACATAGCGGAGAAACGtgaaagtgctgataactcctctgtatcaaaaaagaaagtaaggctctatctcgagagttacctcaacttcggtttcggagggggggggcgacataagtagggggggcgccaaggaaaaaaggttgggaaccactgatttagaatgttaaatgtattttattttctaaattgtGGCTGCACTTTAgtagttttttaaataaagtgttacagttattattattaaaggattATTTTACTGTAATTCTACATTGCATTCTTACATTCTATCACTGAAATGATGTGACATTTCGAATTTAGACCAAATACCATCATGCAAGCTGGATCAGCGAGGAAAAAGCAGGttatactatatactactaGGTTATACTATATCctgaaaaatatatgtattttagtTGGAGACATTACTTTCATGCTCTCATTTTAAAGATGCCTTGAGTAGAAACTGGCTCAGCTCCACGCCGCGCTCCCCTACAGCATAGTTTTTACATTGTATGATTCTGTGACACAAAATCGACTTTCTTTCGTTACCAATCTCATCGTTTCTCTAGAAGAGACCAGAGGAAACACAAACGAGATTTCAATCACTAAATGTAGCCTCTTCTCACGGCTACTGAAGTCtctctgcacagcagcagttgaCTGCATTAACGCAGGCCCGTTATTTTTCGGTAGAAAGTTTGTTAGATATGCGTTGTGTTCAGTGATTACCGTTATTCAAATTGGTGTTTCCACTTCGTGCCTAAAGAACACAAACATATATTTTCTTAATATTCAAAATGTGCAGTAGGTCAGTGAAAAACACTGGCAAATACTTTGAAATAATTACTATACTTTGTACTTAGTTCAAGAAAGTGGTCTTCTTACTATGTGATTTGACGAGCTGGAGTCCTGAGAGTTGTGTTTTCCTTTGTACAACTTGTCATCTTTTACTTGTTTCTGGCCACTGCAACTGCAGCCCATCCTGCATGTATAATGGCAATCGTCTTCAGTTATACTGCATTCTACTAACAAGATTTACTCAATGTAATAGTACAATACAATGCTGCGTAATGCCGTGCAGTTCATTTTACATGATCAAATACCACCAGTTCCTGCTCAGAGCCTCCGATAGTTACAGCATGTTCATTTCTGTGCTCTCACCTGATAAAGCAGATCAGCTTTACTGAAGCTGTTttcactctcctctcctcccactgTAGGGCCTGGTCTGTGAGTTCATACCCACTGCTGAAAAAGGAATTAAAGTCACTCAAAAATTAGCTAAATCATCAGTGGAGAGACTCTATTTAGTTGTATGTCTTGGTTACAATTACGCCTAAAGCAAATTGCTTCTTATAAGAGGAAGTAgtctttatatacagtagtaGCATTTGCATGTACAGTTTATGACACAGCTGTATTGTCATGTCAGAGtgaaaaatagagaaaaataaagtgcttAAAATAGCAAATAAGAGGCAGACgcatacatttacagtaaactATTTGCGTCATTGTGAAAGCATTATTTAAGGCGCAATTATTACCGCTGTTTCTAAATCTTTTCGAGgacacagttttatttttaaaaaatgaatactAATAGTTAAATAACCTGAAGGACTTCATGTTTATCATAGAAATGAAAGTTTGTTTGTACATGCAAATT
The Sander vitreus isolate 19-12246 chromosome 18, sanVit1, whole genome shotgun sequence genome window above contains:
- the blk gene encoding tyrosine-protein kinase Blk — its product is MGCSCSGQKQVKDDKLYKGKHNSQDSSSSNHIARSGNTNLNNDDVVFVAQHDFKATNDRDLPFKKGDKLQVLQENGEWWVAKLLATGQEGFIPCNYVVRADTMDMEKWFFRDMSRRETERLLLAPGNKPGAFLVRESETCKGSFSLSVRDHVPEHGDVVKHYKIRCLDKGGYYISPSNAFPSLQELVKYYTRTADGLCQRLYAPCKAKAPEQQWAHDEWEIPRNTLKMVKKLGAGQFGEVWMGYYKNTQKVAIKTLKEGTMEPEAFLQEANLMKQLQHERLVRLHAVVTIEPILIVTEFMINGCLLDYLKSDEGKQLKLNKLIDMSAQIAEGMAYIEKKNYIHRDVRAANILVSDSLHCKIADFGLARIIESEYTAQEGAKFPIKWTAPEAINYGTFSIKSDVWSFGILLTEIITYGRIPYPGMTNPEVIRSLDKSYRMPCPDGCPAELYDIMSMCWKQRPEDRPTFEFLQNTLNDFFIATEGQYEMQP